The sequence below is a genomic window from Chondrinema litorale.
AGTAATAAAAGGGACTAAAACTGCATACGAAAGATTTGCAGGTGCAGAAGATACTTTATGTATCGAGGCAATGATGCAAGATGGCAAGGCATTACAAGCTGGTACTTCTCACTTCTTAGGACAGAATTTCGCAAAAGCTTTTGATGTACAATTCCTAAATAAAGACAATAAACAAGAACTAGTTTGGGGTACATCTTGGGGTGTAAGTACTAGATTAATGGGTGCATTAATTATGGGGCATTCAGATGATGATGGACTTGTTTTACCTCCAAAACTAGCACCTATCCATGTTGTTATAGTACCTATTTACAAGAGTGATGATCAGCTTCAAGCTATTTCTGAAAAAGCTGCGCAGATCAAAAAAACACTCGAAGCCAAAGGGCTTACTGTTAAATTTGACGATAGAGATACCTACAAACCAGGCTACAAATTTAATGAGTGGGAACTAAAAGGTGTACCAGTAAGATTAGCTATGGGCCCTCGCGATTTGGAAAATGGAACAGTAGAGATTGCCAGAAGAGACACCAAAGAAAAACAGATGGCTAATTTCGATGAAGCAGAAGCTATTGTAATAGATTTGATGGATAAAATCCAGAAAAACATCTACCAAAAAGCACTCGATTTTAGAATCGAAAACACCAGAACAGCAGATACGTTTGATGAATTTAAACAACTGCTCAAAACCAAAGGTGGCTTTATAAAAGCTCATTGGGATGGCACCACTGAAACTGAGCTTAAAATAAAAGAAAAAACCAAAGCTACTATCAGATGTATCCCTTTTGATGAACCTGAAGAAGAAGGCGTTTGCATCTACTCAGGTAAACCATCTAAAAGAAGAGTACTGTTTGCTGTAGCATATTAAACAGGATTTTTAACTTAAAAAAGCACTTTATGACATAGTCTAAAGTGCTTTTTTTGTTTACAATGTTTCTATTTTTATCCCTTTTACTGGCTTTTTTCTCATAATTACCGTTACTTTTAATGTTCCTATTTTTTGAGCTGTTGTTACAGGATATTTTTTAGACTGAGTGATCATGAAGACAAGTTTCAATGATATTTTTATTTCTTATGGTAGAGGTAGTGAAAATAGTCCAGGAAGTAAAAGTTTCTCCATTAAACTACACCAAATACTAGAGTCTAAGGGATTTGATGTCTGGCTTGACAACGAAGATATCCCCCATGCTGTAGATTATCAGAAAGAAATAAACGAAGGTATAAAAAACACCAAAAACTTTATTTTTATAATTTCTCCACATTCGGTAGCTTCCGTTTACTGCCTTAAAGAAGTCGACTTAGCAGTTGAACTCAACAAAAGGATTATTCCAATTCTTCACATTACTCCCGAAAAAAAACTTTTAGAAGACAGCCTTCATCCTGTTATAAAAAAATTGAATTGGGTTTATTTCGATGAGGAAACCCAATTCGATAAATCTATAGCACAATTAGAAAATGCTATTTCTACAGATCAAGATCATCTTTCTAGACACACAGAATACACTTCTCAAGCTGTAAACTGGCAAGAAAATGACAGGAATATCGACTTGCTTATTCGTGGAGGAGCATTAAAAAAAGCAGAAAAATGGCTTAAAGAGGCAAAGATCACTCAAAAAGAACCTGCTCCTTCTAAGATTCAAGAAGAATACATTATAAAATCTAGGAAAGATAGCAATTTTAGAATGTTCAGAAGAATTGCGGCCATAGTCGTTTTTATTCTGGTAAGCTCTACTCTATCGTTGGCTTTATACTACAGCCAACAAGAAAAGATTGCTACCGCAGAAGCTTTATTAAACTTGCGAAAAGCAACTTCTAATGAATTGATTGCAAAAGCTAGTGCCATCCAATGCGAAGAATCTGAGGAAGCAGGACTAAAAGTTGCAGCATTGGCTTATGAAGCAGATACCACAAACTTAATGGCAAAAACAGCTTTGTATGATGCTTATTACAAAACCTTTACTGCCGAAGCAAATGAGAAAAGCATTAGCAATTGGAGCGACAAAACTCAGCAAAATACCGATGGTTTATATGCAGAATTAGGTGGCAATAACGAAATAAACATCTACAATGAAAACGGAGAGCGTTATGCTACTTTCAAAACAGCAAAAAATATTCAGGGAGTTTACATGGATACTGCTGAAGATATAGTTTATGCAAAAACAGATCAGGGAGAAACACTAGCTTACCACCTCAATACAGATTGGATTTTAAAAAACATGGATAATAAATCTGTACCTCAGTTAGATCAAAAGCAGTTAAAAAAATATGGTATAAGAGCAGACTTAAACACAAGATTAGAAAGTAAACTTTCAGGATTTAAATCAGAAGCTAGATCGAGAAAAGAGAGCAGTTCGGTTACACCAAGCAGTTCTACTCAACAATCTCAGCAAAAAGAGGAAAACACAAAAAGCAGTACTACCCAAAACAACCAACCTACTACATCATCAAATTCAAACAGTACAAATGATGTAAAAGAAACCATTACTAATTTATTCGAGAGTAAAGATAGAGCTGTAATTTCAGAAGCTTTTAAAGCACAGTTACAGAAATATCAAAATGCTATGGATAATGAGAAAATAGCAGCAGCAGAAGAGCTTTACAAAATTGCTAACTATGCTTATGAAGTATTTCCTGATCAGAATGACATTAAAAATGCTTTAACTAGAAGTATCGTTTATCTCGCAAATGAAAACCTCGCCAAAAATAATAATGATCAAGCGATTAACTTGGCCAATAAAGGTTTAGAACTCACACCAAATTTTGCTGCTTTAGAAAAAATAAAGATTTCTGCATTGCTAAAAAGTAACAATCTAACCGAAGCACAAAAAATGGCGGAGCCCTTACTCAACAAAACGAATAATGGTGCGACTTTAAAGGAACAACTTATTAAAGAAATAGAGGAGGATAAAATAACTGGTAGAATAACTACAGCTCAACAGCGCTTTCAAAAATTGTTGACAACCCCATTAGAAGTTCAAGGCATTCTAATAAACGATCGATCTGAAGTAACAACAAATGCAGAGGTAAGCCTGAAAATTTATGCAAGCGGTGCTAGCGAAATGATGATTTCAAATACACCTCAATTTAATGATGGTTCAACTTGGGAAAGATTTCAAAGCACAAAACAATGGAAGTTACAGCAAGGCCAAGGCAAAAAAACTGTCTATATTAAATTTAAGGATTCCAACGGAAATGTGTCTGCTGTGTATCAGCAATCAATTTTGCTAACCAGATATTAATTAAACTTAAAAAAAGCCCTTTGCTAACAAGTAGAAAACTTTCTAACAAAAGGCTTTTGTTTTTTTAACTGAATAAAGTAACAAATGCAATTATTCAGACTTACTAATTCTTTTTATAATAATAGGTTGCTCAAGTTTATTTATAATATCGGTATAAAGACTTTTTAAATCCTGATAATATTCAGGCTCAACCACTGGCGAAGCAATTAATAATGTATTAGATAATTGAAATTGCTTTACTGATTCAACAAAACTGCTATTGTAACTAAACCCTACCTTGTCTTCTGCAATTTGAAATTTATCAGACTCTGGATACTCCATTAACTCAAAGCCCTCTGGTACAGCAAAAGAAGTTCTGAATTCATATAAAGTTTTAATACTATAATCTACCGGATATGTTCTTACTGGATGTTTAAATGGATTTTCGGTTATTTTACCGAATACAATAGGATTGATATATAACATATCTGCTGAAGCATCTCCAAGATTAATTGTATAAGTTATTCTGAATGGCTCATCTAAATCATCATCAAGATTTCTAATAGATAGATCTTCTACTTGTTCAGATTCAATTATTTTCTTCTTAAATACATCTTCTCCTTGTCCATAAATCTCTCTATACTCCACAGCCGCATATAAAGATGCCGCAATATTTACTTTTGCTTTTAGAGTTTCAGTTTCTGCATCATATAAAATATTTGAGAAAGTAACTACACGGTACAAAGAACCTTTTTCACTTAAGGTAATGGCAAAAGATGTATTCTTTTTTACTAATAAACCTCTACCATTTCTACATTCATAAGGCAACATAGCAAATGGTAAAAATCGTCTTGTAGCATCAACTAAAACGTAATTATCATTATTGCTAATAACAATAGCAGTATAATTAAACTCATCTATAAATGGATAATTAAAATCGACTAAACCATTATCTCTTGTACTTATCAATAACGGATAAGCTTCTATACCAGCGGCATCCAACATGTTTAAGAGTGTTAGGTTAATTGCAGTACAATTGCCTTCTCTCTTCATTTCAAAATCTTTATACTCATCAGAAGGATACATTCCATAATCTCCGTCCCATTTATAATTTTCTTTTACATATTTATGTATCGCTTTAGCTTTTTCAATATCATCAGATAAACCTGCCGTTATTTGACTAATCAGATTTTTATCTACTTTCATTTTTAGGAATCTACCAAAACTTGATTCTTTAGTTAAACGCTTAATGAGTTCTTCCCAACTAGACATGTAAGACACCGAACCTCTATTTGGATAGTTTATTTTTGTTAGCTGAAATTCTACTTTAGAAATATAATCGCTTTTGGCTGTCATGTAAGCTTCTTCATAAAAAGCAGGTATGTCTTTAGCCATCCACTTATAGTTCATATCTTTGTATTCCATCCCATTAAACCTCTTTTCTGCCCGATCTAAAAATGGCTCACTATTTTTAATTTCTATTGAACCTTTTTTATTGATGGCATATTCGAAAAATGGTGGCATATATACTTCATACATACTCAGTTTTACTGGTATTGCTTTTTGAAAATTCCAATCTTCTAAGTTTGCAACAAAGGGGCTTTCTACTTTGTAATAGATATCTATAATTGAACCTACTTGAGCCTTGGGTAAGGTAAATTTTTTCAGGATGTATTTCTCTTCTAAATCTTCTTCATAAACTTCTCCCGGACTAAGCTTAGTTCGCAAAACAGAGCCGTTTTCAAGGTTATACGTATAGGCTACAACTTCTTTCAAAACCTCCATACTTCTGTTATCCTTTTTATAAAGTGGAATTACAACATCAGCATATTCCAATCCATCTTTTTTGTAAATCTGAATTCTAGATTTACGCTCAAAACGAATCATAAAACCTTGATAATCATCATAAAAAAAGGAAGATCTGCCCTTATCAGATAGGTAAGCCGCTGGTGCAGTTGAATCGATATCACAGATTGTTTTCTCTAGGTCTTCTTTGGTAACCAACTCAAAATCAGGAGGATTTGCATTTGAATAAGCTGGTAAAATAGGTAGTAGTAGAATTGCAATAAGCAAAACTCTCTTTGAAAGTTTGTTCATTAGTGATAGTATTTAAAATATAGTATTAGTGTTATTTAAATAGATATTATTTGCTCCTCATAAAAGTGAGAGTAAATGTTGTACCTACACTGGGTTCACTTGTTACAGATATAGAACCACCAAATGCTTCTATCTGGTTTTTTGTCATAAATAACCCAACTCCTCTTGCATCCGGATGATTATGAAAAGTTTTACTTAAACTAAAAATGTCGTTCCCAAACTTTGCCATATCTATACCCAAGCCATTATCCTCGCAGGTTAAAACAACCTTATTCTCTTTATTTCTGCTAGAAAATTTAACATAAGACTTTTTTTCCGTATCTCGATATTTGATAGCATTTGTTAGTAAATTTTGTAAAATACTTTCCATATATGCTTTCACAAATTCAATAGAATCTGCTTCAAATTCTTCAATAACTTCTAACCTATTACTTTCGATCTCAGACTTTAAAGACTCTTTGAGGTTGAAAAGTAGATCAGAGAAATAAAGCACTTTTGTATTTTCAAATTTGTGTAGTTTAATATTGATGATTTCTGTTAACTCCTGAATAGTAATATTTAAGTTTAAAGTAACTTTTTTGAGATGATCAAAAATCTCTTTAGAGTTATCATTAAGCTTTACATTATTACTTTCTCTTTCGAGTTCATAGAGTTCGAGTAAAGAAATAATATTGTTTATAGGAGACCTTAAGTTATGTGAGACTATATAAGAGAAATCTTCCATTTGCTTATTATGGTCTCGAAGTGTCTTAGTAGTTTTATTAAGCTCTTTTATCTTAAAAGCCAGTTCCTTTTTCGCAATTTCTTCTTTAGTAATATCTCTGGCAATTGTAAGTACTTCTACCTCCCCCCTTTCGGCATTTGCAAGTGGTACAAAAACAACATTTAATGAAATCTCATTTTCAGTTAAATCTAAAGACTTAATTTTTTTTTGCAGGATGTTACCCGACTCTATGGCCTTATCTATATTTTTTTCAAGAAATCGCTTTAACTTATTTGGGTAAGCGAGATCATCGTATGTTTTGCCTTCTATAATTTCTGGTGATACATCTAAATGTTTCGTAATTGATTTGTTCACAAATAGATGCTTATAATTTTTATCTAGCTTACTTATAGCATCAGGATTATTATCAATCAGTTTTTTTAGAAGATCTTTACTACTTTCTAACTCTAAGTTAGCTTGCTTTAACTCAGCGGTTCTTTGTTCTAAAATTCTGGAGAGTTCTTGAGGGGTTTTAAGTTCAAAAGCAGATGGTAAAACTTTAAAAAGTGAGATTACTGTAATGGTAGACACAATGCCTGTACAAAACAGAATTACTGCATTTAACCGATACACTGGCATCCAAAAGATTACAGCATCAATTAAATGAGATAATCCACATAAAAGTATAAAGAACACAAACAACAAGAATATTCCTTTAAAAGGAACATCTTTCCTCTTAATTGAAAAATATAAGAGAATTGCAGGTATAGCAAAATACGATGCCCAAATTAATAAATTAGAAAATATATAAAGCCAACCATGAAAGTCTGACCACTTTCCACAAAACCATCTTGCTGGAAAATCTGAAACATCAAACAGCTTAAAGAAAAAGTATTTTATGGAGTTCATTTTCTGAGCAAAAAGAGTATCACCATATTTAGCTATAAATATCTAAATTATAAAGCGCGAAAACCTTTTTTATTTAATTTAAGCTGGTGTAAATAAGAATATCTTTTTTTAATATACCCTTAATAAATTAAATTTGCATAATACGTAAAAGTTGGTTGAGCAAAGTGGAAAACGGAGAAACAAAAGATAATCACAATACTCATAATGTAACACCAGTTTCGGGCATGTACGAAAACTGGTTTCTAGATTACGCTTCATATGTAATTCTTGAAAGAGCTGTTCCTACAATTGAAGATGGATTAAAGCCTGTTCAAAGGCGGATCCTTCATGCAATGAAAGAACTGGACGATGGTAGATTTAACAAAGTAGCCAATATTATTGGTAGCACTATGCAGTTTCACCCGCATGGTGATGCTTCTATAGGTGACGCTATTGTAAACATCGGTCAAAAAGATATGCTGATAGATACTCAGGGTAACTGGGGAGATATCAGGACTGGTGACAGAGCAGCTGCTTCACGTTATATTGAAGCCAGACTTTCAAAATTTGCATTAGATGTAGTTTACAACCCTCAAACTACAAACTGGCAGCTTTCTTACGATGGTAGAAAAAAAGAGCCTGTTACACTTCCTGTTAAGTTTCCTTTGCTGTTGGCACAAGGAGCTGAAGGTATCGCAGTTGGTTTGGCAACTAAAATAATGCCTCATAACTTCTGCGAACTAATACAAGCTTCCATTAAAATTTTAAAAGGAAAAAGTGTCAGTATTGTACCAGATTTTCCGACTGGTGGTCTGGCAGACTTCTCCAATTATAATGAAGGCTTAAAGGGTGGTAGAATTCGTGTAAGAGCTAAAATCGAGAGTCGCGATAACAAAACACTACTTATAAAAGACATACCTTTTAGCACTACAACTCAAAGCTTGATAGACTCTATTATTAAAGCAAATGATCAGGGTAAAATCAAGATTAGAAAAGTAGTTGATAATACTGCCAGAGATATTGAGGTAGAAATTCATCTTTCACAAGGGCAATCACCAGATGTTACTATTGCAGCTCTCTATGCTTTTACAGATTGTGAAGTTTCTATATCGCCAAATGCCTGTGTAATTATCGATGAAAAACCTCGATTTATCAGCGTAAATGAGATTCTGAAAATTTGCACAGAGCAAACTCTTGAGTTATTAAAACAAGAGCTGAAGATCAGACAAGGTGAATTGATGGAGAAATTACTTTTCTCTTCACTTGAAAAAATCTTCATCGAAAATAAGATATATAGAGATATTGAAGAATGTGAAACTTGGGAAGCGGTTCTTGAAACGATCGACAAAGGGTTAGAGCCTTATAAAAAAGAGTTTTACAGAGCTATCACTCAAGATGATATTATTCGATTAACAGAAATCAAAATAAAGAGGATTTCAAAGTTTGATACCTTTAAGGCAGATGAGTTAATGAGAAAACTCTCTGAAGAACTTGAAGTGATAAACTATCATCTTGAAAACCCAATAGATTACACCGTTGATTATTTTGAAAACTTACTTAAGAAATACAGCAAGGGTAAAGAAAGAAAAACGGAAATAAGTACTTTTGATACTATAACAGCAACTAAAGTTGCTGCCAATAACACCAAACTCTATATAGATAGAAAAGAAGGTTTTATTGGTTATGGACTCAAAAAAGACGAATATGTTTGTGAATGCTCCGATATTGATGACATAATTGTTTTTAGACAAGATGGTATATGCTTAGTAACTAAAATTTCAGATAAAGTATTTGTTGGTAAAAACATTTTACATGCTGAAGTTTTTGTAAAAGGTGACGAAAGAAAGGTTTATAACCTAATATATAGAGATGGTAAAACTGGTATTTCGAGAGTTAAACGCTTTCAGGTATTAGCTGTTACTCGTGATAGAGAGTACGATTTAACAACTGGTACTAAAGGCACAAAAGTACTTTACTTTACATCTAACCCCAATGGAGAAGCCGAGCTGGTTACAGTTAAATTAACTCATGCTAGTAAAGCAAAAACAAAAATATTTGACTACGACTTTACCGAATTAGATATAAAAGGCAGAGGTGCAAGAGGAAACATTTTATCGAAATATCCAATAAGAAGCATTAAGCTGAAAAGAGAAGGTGTTTCTACACTAGCAGCCGCAGACATTTGGTACGATGATGCTATTGGCACATTAAATAAAGATGATAATGGCTTATACCTAGGCAAGTTTAAAGAAGATGATCGTATAATAATTTTCTATAATACTGGCGAATACGAATTAACTAACTTCGAGCTCACCAACAGATACGATTATAGAAATATCGTTCATATCAAAAAATTCAATCCTGAAGGAATTTATACTGCCATCCATTACGATGGGAAGAATAAATCTCATTATGTAAAGCGCTTTAAAGTTGAGACAACCACACTAGATAAAAAGTATTTGTTTATTAGTGAAAATCCAGGTTCAAAGCATGTACTGGCAACTTCTCAAAAGGAACCGCTTGTAGAAATTCAAACTAAAAACAGCAAGAAAGAACTTGAGTGGGAAAAAATTAAACTCGACGAATTTATCGATGTAAAGGGATGGAAAGCAATGGGAAACAAACTTTCTTACGATAAAGTAATGAAAGTTAAACTTCTGTCTAATGACGATCCGATAGAGGATTTAAATGACAAAAAGAATAAAGACAATTCAAACGACGACAATGATGAAGACAATAACAAAGAGCAATTAAAACTCTTTTAAGTCTAAATCTAATTTTTATAAAAAAGCAGAACTCTAAAGAGTTCTGCTTTTTTTATTTCTATTCATTATAAAATAAATCACAAAAGCTTTGCTAATAATGATTATATTTAATCTTGAATAAATACTAAATTGTATTAAATCCAACAGTCAACAAACCCCTAATTAACATGAAAAAGTCTCTCACACTCTTATTGTTATTTTTAGTTCCTCTGCTAGCTAGTTATGGACAAACTAAAAAAGTAACAGAAAAAAAAATTAAAGCATTAAAAGAAGAAGCAAAACAAAAAGTAGCTGAGAAAAAGAAATTTACTCAGGT
It includes:
- a CDS encoding sensor histidine kinase; amino-acid sequence: MNSIKYFFFKLFDVSDFPARWFCGKWSDFHGWLYIFSNLLIWASYFAIPAILLYFSIKRKDVPFKGIFLLFVFFILLCGLSHLIDAVIFWMPVYRLNAVILFCTGIVSTITVISLFKVLPSAFELKTPQELSRILEQRTAELKQANLELESSKDLLKKLIDNNPDAISKLDKNYKHLFVNKSITKHLDVSPEIIEGKTYDDLAYPNKLKRFLEKNIDKAIESGNILQKKIKSLDLTENEISLNVVFVPLANAERGEVEVLTIARDITKEEIAKKELAFKIKELNKTTKTLRDHNKQMEDFSYIVSHNLRSPINNIISLLELYELERESNNVKLNDNSKEIFDHLKKVTLNLNITIQELTEIINIKLHKFENTKVLYFSDLLFNLKESLKSEIESNRLEVIEEFEADSIEFVKAYMESILQNLLTNAIKYRDTEKKSYVKFSSRNKENKVVLTCEDNGLGIDMAKFGNDIFSLSKTFHNHPDARGVGLFMTKNQIEAFGGSISVTSEPSVGTTFTLTFMRSK
- a CDS encoding DNA gyrase/topoisomerase IV subunit A, translating into MSKVENGETKDNHNTHNVTPVSGMYENWFLDYASYVILERAVPTIEDGLKPVQRRILHAMKELDDGRFNKVANIIGSTMQFHPHGDASIGDAIVNIGQKDMLIDTQGNWGDIRTGDRAAASRYIEARLSKFALDVVYNPQTTNWQLSYDGRKKEPVTLPVKFPLLLAQGAEGIAVGLATKIMPHNFCELIQASIKILKGKSVSIVPDFPTGGLADFSNYNEGLKGGRIRVRAKIESRDNKTLLIKDIPFSTTTQSLIDSIIKANDQGKIKIRKVVDNTARDIEVEIHLSQGQSPDVTIAALYAFTDCEVSISPNACVIIDEKPRFISVNEILKICTEQTLELLKQELKIRQGELMEKLLFSSLEKIFIENKIYRDIEECETWEAVLETIDKGLEPYKKEFYRAITQDDIIRLTEIKIKRISKFDTFKADELMRKLSEELEVINYHLENPIDYTVDYFENLLKKYSKGKERKTEISTFDTITATKVAANNTKLYIDRKEGFIGYGLKKDEYVCECSDIDDIIVFRQDGICLVTKISDKVFVGKNILHAEVFVKGDERKVYNLIYRDGKTGISRVKRFQVLAVTRDREYDLTTGTKGTKVLYFTSNPNGEAELVTVKLTHASKAKTKIFDYDFTELDIKGRGARGNILSKYPIRSIKLKREGVSTLAAADIWYDDAIGTLNKDDNGLYLGKFKEDDRIIIFYNTGEYELTNFELTNRYDYRNIVHIKKFNPEGIYTAIHYDGKNKSHYVKRFKVETTTLDKKYLFISENPGSKHVLATSQKEPLVEIQTKNSKKELEWEKIKLDEFIDVKGWKAMGNKLSYDKVMKVKLLSNDDPIEDLNDKKNKDNSNDDNDEDNNKEQLKLF
- a CDS encoding toll/interleukin-1 receptor domain-containing protein, which codes for MKTSFNDIFISYGRGSENSPGSKSFSIKLHQILESKGFDVWLDNEDIPHAVDYQKEINEGIKNTKNFIFIISPHSVASVYCLKEVDLAVELNKRIIPILHITPEKKLLEDSLHPVIKKLNWVYFDEETQFDKSIAQLENAISTDQDHLSRHTEYTSQAVNWQENDRNIDLLIRGGALKKAEKWLKEAKITQKEPAPSKIQEEYIIKSRKDSNFRMFRRIAAIVVFILVSSTLSLALYYSQQEKIATAEALLNLRKATSNELIAKASAIQCEESEEAGLKVAALAYEADTTNLMAKTALYDAYYKTFTAEANEKSISNWSDKTQQNTDGLYAELGGNNEINIYNENGERYATFKTAKNIQGVYMDTAEDIVYAKTDQGETLAYHLNTDWILKNMDNKSVPQLDQKQLKKYGIRADLNTRLESKLSGFKSEARSRKESSSVTPSSSTQQSQQKEENTKSSTTQNNQPTTSSNSNSTNDVKETITNLFESKDRAVISEAFKAQLQKYQNAMDNEKIAAAEELYKIANYAYEVFPDQNDIKNALTRSIVYLANENLAKNNNDQAINLANKGLELTPNFAALEKIKISALLKSNNLTEAQKMAEPLLNKTNNGATLKEQLIKEIEEDKITGRITTAQQRFQKLLTTPLEVQGILINDRSEVTTNAEVSLKIYASGASEMMISNTPQFNDGSTWERFQSTKQWKLQQGQGKKTVYIKFKDSNGNVSAVYQQSILLTRY
- the proS gene encoding proline--tRNA ligase, giving the protein MAKGIPKRSENYPIWYQELVKRADLAETSSVRGCYVIKPYGFAIWEKMQAALDKMFKDTGHTNAYFPLFIPKSFLSKEADHVEGFAKECAVVTHYRLKNSDDGNGVVVDPEAKLEEELIVRPTSETVIWSTYKNWIQSYRDLPLLINQWANVVRWEMRTRPFLRTAEFLWQEGHTAHATKAEAIEETERMLGVYATFAEEFLGLPVIKGTKTAYERFAGAEDTLCIEAMMQDGKALQAGTSHFLGQNFAKAFDVQFLNKDNKQELVWGTSWGVSTRLMGALIMGHSDDDGLVLPPKLAPIHVVIVPIYKSDDQLQAISEKAAQIKKTLEAKGLTVKFDDRDTYKPGYKFNEWELKGVPVRLAMGPRDLENGTVEIARRDTKEKQMANFDEAEAIVIDLMDKIQKNIYQKALDFRIENTRTADTFDEFKQLLKTKGGFIKAHWDGTTETELKIKEKTKATIRCIPFDEPEEEGVCIYSGKPSKRRVLFAVAY
- a CDS encoding DUF3857 domain-containing protein — protein: MNKLSKRVLLIAILLLPILPAYSNANPPDFELVTKEDLEKTICDIDSTAPAAYLSDKGRSSFFYDDYQGFMIRFERKSRIQIYKKDGLEYADVVIPLYKKDNRSMEVLKEVVAYTYNLENGSVLRTKLSPGEVYEEDLEEKYILKKFTLPKAQVGSIIDIYYKVESPFVANLEDWNFQKAIPVKLSMYEVYMPPFFEYAINKKGSIEIKNSEPFLDRAEKRFNGMEYKDMNYKWMAKDIPAFYEEAYMTAKSDYISKVEFQLTKINYPNRGSVSYMSSWEELIKRLTKESSFGRFLKMKVDKNLISQITAGLSDDIEKAKAIHKYVKENYKWDGDYGMYPSDEYKDFEMKREGNCTAINLTLLNMLDAAGIEAYPLLISTRDNGLVDFNYPFIDEFNYTAIVISNNDNYVLVDATRRFLPFAMLPYECRNGRGLLVKKNTSFAITLSEKGSLYRVVTFSNILYDAETETLKAKVNIAASLYAAVEYREIYGQGEDVFKKKIIESEQVEDLSIRNLDDDLDEPFRITYTINLGDASADMLYINPIVFGKITENPFKHPVRTYPVDYSIKTLYEFRTSFAVPEGFELMEYPESDKFQIAEDKVGFSYNSSFVESVKQFQLSNTLLIASPVVEPEYYQDLKSLYTDIINKLEQPIIIKRISKSE